CACGTTCGAGGCGGTCACCGGCGTCAACCTGCTCATCGACGACACCCCCGAGGCGGTGCTGCTCTCCAGCTTCGACCCGGTGCGCCGCGAGGTGGCCCGGCGTGCGCTGGAGGCACTCGTCGCCGACGGGCGCATCCAGCCCTCGCGCATCGAGGAGCAGTACGAGCGCAGCCGGCTCGAGGTCGAGGCCACGGTGGTCCGCGCCGGCGAGGACGCGCTGGTGGCCGTCGGCATCGGCGAGATGCACCCGGACCTCGTCGCGCTGCTCGGCCGGCTGCGCTACCGCACGTCCTACGGCCAGAACGTGCTGGGCCACCTGGTCGAGAGCGCCCACCTCGCGGGGATCATGGCGGCCGAGCTGCGGCTGCCGGTCGAGCACGCCAAGCGCTGCGCCCTGCTGCACGACGTCGGCAAGGCGCTCACCCACGAGGTGGAGGGCTCGCACGCCCTCATCGGTGCCGAGCTCGCCCGGCGCTACGGCGAGAACGAGGACGTCGTGCACGCGATCGAGGCGCACCACAACGAGGTGGAGGTGCGCACGCTCGAGGCCGTGCTCACCCAGGCCGCCGACGCGATCAGCGGCGGACGGCCCGGGGCGCGGCGCGAGTCCCTGGAGCACTACGTCGAGCGGCTCGAGCGGCTCGAGCAGATCGCCTCGTCCTACGACGGCGTCGACAAGGTGTTCGCCATGCAGGCCGGGCGCGAGGTGCGCGTGGTGGTGCTCCCAGAGGTCGTCGACGACGTCGGCGCCACGGTGCTCGCCCGCGACATCGCGGCCGAGATCGAGAAGGAGCTCACCTACCCCGGGCAGATCCGGGTGACCGTCGTGCGCGAGTCGCGCGCCACAGGCCTGGCCCACTGAGCCCTCGGCGCGAGCGCCTCCCGGGACCGCCGCCGGCGTCCGGCGCGCCGTCGCCCGCCCGGCGAGCACGTATCCTCGACGCACCATGAGCGCGCGCACGTACGAGGTCCGCACCTTCGGGTGCCAGATGAACGTCCAGATAGCGAGCGCCAACACGCCGTGGTTTGAACGTGTCTATTCGTGTTAGCCCAGCAGGCGGGGCCTGCGTCTAAGGGGGCCTAGAACCATGACCGGCTGGCAGGACCAATGGGCACGCATAGAGCGATGGACAGAGCGTGTTAGGGCCGTTCAGCAGGGTCAGGCTGACTACTTCCTCGGCACTGAGCATTACCGGGACGAAGTGTTTGCCCTCTTTGAAGGCCTATGGCATCTGAAGGACTGGCTACATAACGACCCTGCTGTGCGCGTCAGCAAGGAGGATGTAGACGGCTGGGTGTTCAGCGAGACAAGCCCTGTGCTCAGCCTGAAAGCAGCCAAGGACGTTGCCAATGGCAGCAAGCACCTACGCCTGGCCAACCCTGCTGTTGACGCAGCCCAGACACGCAACGACGCCACGTTTGGGGGAGACAACAAGCACGTCTTCTACATCGAACTGGCCAGGACGGGGCAGGAATATGACGCTTTGACCCTTGCTGAGATGTGTACCCAGGACTGGCGTAGGTTCCTTGCCTTGCACAACATCACAGCACCATCTTGAATTGCCTCTCCCTACCCGCTATCCCTGGACGGGGGAGGACCAGCAGTCCTGGTCATCACGTCATGTTCGGTGACAGTCTCAAAGACTCTGTCCAGCAAGGACATACGGGCAAGGAGACGTTCGTAACTGTAGACAGTTGACTGACGTAGGCTCTTCTCCGTCGCTACAGCAAAGTGCCTGTCCCGAACCAGCATGGTTGTTGCCCCCTTCTGCCAGAGATGAACCACCACGCATGAGCGCGCGCACGTACGAGGTCCGCACCTTCGGGTGCCAGATGAACGTCCACGACTCCGAGCGGCTCTCCGGGCTGCTCGAGGACGCCGGCTACGCGCGCCCCGCCGAGGGCCAGGAGCCCGACGTCGTGGTGTTCAACACGTGCGCCGTGCGCGAGAACGCCGACAACCGCCTGTACGGCAACCTCGGCCACCTCAAGCCGGTCAAGGACGCCCACCCCGGCATGCAGATCGCCGTCGGCGGGTGCCTCGCGCAGAAGGACCGCGGCGAGATCACCCGGCGCGCGCCGTGGGTCGACGTCGTCTTCGGCACCCACAACATCGGGTCGCTGCCGGTGCTGCTCGAGCGCTCGCGGGTCAACGCCGAGGCGCAGGTGGAGATCCTCGAGTCGCTCGAGACCTTCCCCTCGACGCTGCCGAGCCGGCGCGAGTCGGCGTACGCCGCGTGGGTCGCGATCAGCGTCGGGTGCAACAACACCTGCACGTTCTGCATCGTCCCAAGCCTGCGCGGCAAGGAGAAGGACCGCCGGCCTGGCGACGTGCTCGCCGAGGTGGAGGCGCTCGTGGCCGAGGGCGTCCTCGAGGTGACGCTGCTCGGCCAGAACGTCAACGCCTACGGCGTGGAGTTCGGCGACCGGGCCGCCTTCGCGAAGCTGCTCCGCGCGTGCGGCGGGATCGAGGGCCTCGAGCGCGTGCGCTTCACCAGTCCGCACCCGGCCGACTTCACCGACGACGTCATCGCCGCGATGGCCGAGACGCCCAACGTCATGCCGCAGCTGCACATGCCGCTGCAGAGCGGCAGCGACCGCGTCCTGCGCGCCATGCGCCGCTCGTACCGCAGCGAGCGCTACCTCGGGATCATCGACCGGGTCCGCGCCGCGATGCCGGACGCCGCCATCACCACCGACATCATCGTGGGCTTCCCGGGCGAGACCGACGAGGACTTCGCCGCGACCCTCGACGTCGTGCGCCGCGCGCGTTTCGCCTCGGCGTTCACCTTCCAGTACTCCCCGCGCCCGGGCACGCCGGCGGCGACGTACGAGGATCAGGTGCCGCCCGAGGTGGTGCGCGAGCGCTACGCCGCCCTGCAGGCGCTGGTCGACGAGATCGCCTGGGACGAGAACAAGCGGCTGGTCGGCCGCACGGTGGAGCTGCTCGTCGCCGAGGGCGAGGGGCGCAAGGACGGCGAGACGCACCGCATGTCCGGCCGCGCGCCGGACAACCGGCTCGTGCACTTCGTGCCCGGCGAGCACGCACCGCGCCCGGGCGACGTCGTCACCGTCGAGGTCTCCTACGCCGCGCCGCACCACCTGGTGAGCGACGTCCCCGCGGCCGGGCTGCGCCGCACCCGGGCGGGCGACGCGTGGGAGGCCCGCCAGGCCGCGCCCGCCCCGGCGTCCGCTGCTGCGTCCGCCACGGCATCCGGCGCGGCCCCGGTGCTGCTGGGCCTGCCCACCGTCCGCACCTGACCCTGCCGGCTGCGATGTCACTGGTGACACGGTCGCTTCCCGGCCCGGGAAGCAGCCATCTCACCAGTGACATCGGGTCCGGGCCGGGCTGAGAGCGCGAGGAGGTCGACGTGCTGCGACGTCTGGGGTGCCTGGCCGCCCTGGTGTCATTGCTGGTGTTCCTGGCGGTGCTCGCCGTCGTCGGCTGGTTCGGGTACGCCGCATACACCCACGCCCGCGACGTGCAGGCCGTCGCCTCGCGCACCCAGGAGGTGGGCACGGCCTGGGCGAACGACCCCGCCGCGCTGGCGAAGGCGGCCGGCGGCACGGGCGGCGTGCGGCCCTCCGGCCTGTCCACGCAGCCGTTCCAGCAGCTCGGCGCCCGCCCCACCACCGGCTACACGGTGTCGCGCGCCACGCTCACCCTGCGCACGTCCACGGTGGGCTGTCACCCCGCACCGCTCACGGTCGACGTCGTGGAGACCCCGGTGCTGGTGCAGGTGCTCGTGCGGCCGGAGAACCCGTGGCTGCCCGACGTCGGGCGGTTCTGGGAGCAGCTGCGCGACTCCAGCGGCTGCACCGACAAGGCGGCACCGGCCACCGTGACGGTGACCCTCGGGTCCGGCCTGGGCAAGCGGGTGCTGGTGGACGCCGTCACCGGGACCTCTGTGCGCAAGCGCTGAGCGCACCCCGACGGGCCGAGGGCCGCGGGCCGACCTAAGGTCGACGGGTGATCATCGGCGCCGCGTTCGTCCCCGCCACGCCGCTGCTCGTCCCCGAGGTCGCGTCCGGCGCCGCCGGCGAGCTCGACGACGTCCGCGGGGCCGCGCTCACCGCGCTGCGGGAGGCCGCGAGCGGGGCCGAGCGGGTCGTGGTGGTGGGTGCCGGTGCCGCGATGCGCGAGCACCGCGACGGCGTCGGGTCGCTGCGCGGCCTCGGTGTCGCCTACGACGTCCCCCTCGATCCCGGCGCGCCGCCCGCAGCCGTGGACGGCCAGGGGCGGCTGGTCCTGCCGCTGACGCTCGGGGCGTGGCTGCTCGCCCGGGTCGGCTGGCCGGGCGACCGCGTGGCGCTCGAGGTCGACCCCGCGGCGGCCGACGACGTCCTCGACGCCGCCGGTGCCGCGCTGGCGGCCGACCCGGGGCCCACGGCGCTGCTCGTCGTCGCGGACGGCTCGGCGTCGCGGACGGAGAAGGCGCCGGCCTCGTTGCACCCCGACGCCGCGGCGTTCGACGCCGCGGTGGCCGCGGCGCTGCGCGAGGGCGACGCCCGCGCCCTGGCCGCGGTCGACCGGGCGCGCGCGGCGGCAGTGACCTCCGCCGGCAGGCCCGCCTGGCGGGTGGCGGCGGCCGCCCTCGGGGGCGAGGCGTACGACGCGGCGCTGCTGTGCGACACCGCGCCGTACGGCGTCGGCTACCTCGTGGCCCGCTGGCGCCGCACGGGCTCCTGACGCCGGCGCTCGTCCGGGCGGTCAGGCGTGCGGGGCGGTGGGGGCCTCGTCGGCCGGCGCCGCGCCGTGCATCGCGGGGGAGTGACGGGCCGGGGAGTGCGCGGCCGAGGCGTGATCAGCCGCCGGGCCGGCGTGGGCCTCGTGCCCGGCCGGGGAGTGCGCGGCCGAGGCGTGATCAGCCGCCGGGCCGGCGTGGGCCTCGTGCCCGGCCGGGTAGTGCGCGGCGGTGGACGGGTGAGCGTCTGCGGCGCCGGCGTGGTGGAGGTGGTGGACCTTGGCGTGGCCGAGCCCGCGGGCGATGAGCCACCGGTTCACCGGCACCGCGGCGAGGAACGCGATGCCCAGTGCCAGGGCCATCGACGCCCAGAACAGCAGGTCGCCCAGCTGGGCCGACATGGCGCCGGGGATGGCGAGCGCCACGCCGTTGTCGACCAGCTCCATGGTGAGGATCGACACGGTGTCCGCCGCGAGGGCGAGCACCACCGCGGCGCGCAGCGCCGTGCCCGAGCGCACCAGCGGTGTGACGGTGAAGGCGTAGCCGAAGACGAACGCGAGCACGAACGCCAGCGCGACGCTCGCGCCGTTCGACCAGCCCCACCACGTGGCCAGGGCCATGCCGAGCACCTCGCCCACGGCGCAGCCGGTGAGGCAGTGCCAGGTCGCGGCGACCGCCTGTCGGGTCAACGGGCTGATGGCCATGACGTCCTCCTTCGTCACGGGGAGCCTATACCCCCCAGGGGTATGGACGTCAACGACGTCGGGCGTCGTGGGCATTCCCGGTTCCGTCAGCTGTGCGACGCCGCGGGCGAGGGCAGGGGCGTAGCGTCGGGCCGAGGAGGACGACGTGCCGCGCACCGTGACCCTGCTCTACCTGGAGGACTGCCCCAGCTGGCGGCAGGCTGCCGCGCTGGTGCGCGAGGTGCTCGCGGAGTCGGGTCGCCCGGGCACGGCGCTGCGGCTCGAGCTGGTGCGCACGCGCGAGGACGCCGAGCGGCTCGGGTTCGTGGGCTCGCCGACGCTCCTCGTGGACGGCGTCGACCCGTTCCGCACGGAGCCGGCCGAGGTCGCCCTCGCATGCCGGCTCTACCGCACCGAGGAGGGGTTGCGCGGGCTGCCCTCGCGGGCGCAGATCGAGCGCGCGCTGGCCCAGCCATGAACCACGCGACGACCCTGCTCGTCGCGACCGGGGCGCGCGCCTGCGGGTGACGGGGGCGCGCTGCTACTGCGGCTCGGTGTCCTCGACGGCGTCGCGCACGGCGTCGGCGGCGTCCTGCGCGGCGCCCGCCGTGGCGTCGGCGGCCTTCCCGGCGGCCTCGGCCGCGGAGTCGGCGGCCTGCGCGCCCGTGTCGGCGGCGGCACCCGCGGCGTCCTCGACCCGCTCGGCCGTCGCGGCCACCGGGCCGTCGTCGTGGCGCAGCGACTCGACGGTGCGCTCGGTGAAGCCCTCCACCTTCTCGGCGACGGACTCCAGCCGGCCGCCGGTCTTCTCGCTCACGAAGGCTCCGGCCGACGCCACGGCGCCGGTCACCTTGTCGCCGTGCTTGTCCATGACGTCGGCGGTGGCCTCCTTGGCCTTGTCCGCCACGGTCTTCGCCGCCTCGGCCGCCTTCGCCGCCGCGTCCTTGGCCTGGTCGGCCAGCTCGCCGGACCTGGCCTTCTCGGCCGCGTCGCTCGCCGCTGCCGCCGCCTTGGCCGCGGCGTCCGACGTCTTCTCGCCGGTGCTGCGGAACAGACCCTTGATGCTGTCCATGACCCCCATGGTGGCCTCCGTGGTCGTGTCGTCGGCGCCGTCGCGGGCGGACGGCCTTGATCGATCCTGGCCGCCAGGGCAGCACCGCACAACCGCGACGGCCGGTCCGGGGTGGAGGATGGGCGCCGTGGCCCACGGTTCGTCGCACGCCCGTCCGCCCGGGCCTCCGGTGGTGGCCGTGGTGGGTCCGACGGCGTCGGGCAAGTCCGACCTCGGGGTCGCGCTCGCGCTCGCGCTCGGCGGCGAGGTGGTCAACGCCGACTCGATGCAGCTCTACCGCGGCATGGACGTCGGCACCGCCAAGCTCACGCCGACCGAGCGGCGCGGGGTGCCGCACCACCTGCTCGACGTCTGGGACGTCACGACCACCGCGAGCGTCGTCGACTACCGCGACCGGGCCCGTGCCGTGGTCGACGACCTGCGCGCCCGCGGGGTGACGCCGGTGCTCGTCGGCGGCTCCGGGCTCTACGTGCGCGCGGTGCTGGACTCCCTCGAGTTCCCCGGAACCGACCCCGAGGTGCGCGAGCGGCTCGAGGCCGAGCTCTCCCAGGTGGGCTCAGGCGCGCTGCACCGGCGCCTGGCCGAGCTCGACCCCCAGGCCGCCGCCGCGATCCTGCCGAGCAACGGGCGCCGCGTGGTGCGCGCGCTCGAGGTGGTGGAGATCGCGGGCCGGTTCACCGCGACGCTGCCGGAGCAGCGCGACGCGTACCCCTCGGTGCAGGTGGGCCTCGACGTGCCGCGGCCGGTGCTCGACGCGCGCATCGACGAGCGCGTGCGGCGCATGTGGGCCGCCGGGCTCGTCGACGAGGTGCGCGCCCTGGTGGACGCCGGCCTGCGCGAGGGGCGCACCGCCTCGCGCGCGCTGGGCTACGCGCAGGTGCTGCGCATGCTCGACGGCGAGCTCGACGAGGCGACGGCGGTCGCGGAGACGCAGCGCGCCACGCGCCGTTTCGCGCGCCGCCAGGACACCTGGTTCCGGCGCGACGAGCGCGTGGTGTGGCTGCCCCACGACGCGCCGGACCTGCTCGAGCGGGCGCTGTCCGCCGTGGCGAGCGGCGTCGTCCCCGAACCGCGCTGACCCGTCAGGGGCGCAGGCGGTAGTACTCGGTGCCGAACACGCGGCGGTAGAGCGGCATCGGCATGCGCAGGAAGGCCGCGAGGGTGCGGTCGCCGTCGTCGGCGGTGGCCTGCGAGGCGTGCGCGGCCATGGAGGCCCGCTTCGCCGCGGCGTAGCGGCGCACGTCGACGCGGTGAGTGATGTCGGCCGAGGCGGTGAACGCGCGCTCGAACGAGGTGGGGTCGAACTCCGGGGGGAAGCGGTAGACCTTCGAGGCGAGCCGGATCCCGCGCAGGAGGAGGTCGCGCGGCACGGTCGCCTCGAACACCCGCGGGGTGCTGGCGATCTCCGCCGCGCGCACCCCGAGCTCGTGCACCCGCACGTGGTCGGGATGGCCGTAGCCGCCGTTGGGGTCGTAGGTGACGAGCACGTCGGCGGACTCCTCGGCCAGCACCGCCGC
This region of Frankiales bacterium genomic DNA includes:
- the rny gene encoding ribonuclease Y, producing the protein MDPVAVAALVLAAALAGALLVVLTRARRAGADAERERAAEIAAGVDAELTRRQHEADARAEAIRTAAQADAERTRGVAEQALAAAERVRAEAAEDVRRAEERRAAVDADVATARAEIAAARAELAGVREEAQRREDRLAEREARLDAELLALADRRTALDHAEDDVARRLADVAEAEAAVAAQRDAALERVAGLSAAEAKGELVTQVEAQAKREAALRVREIEREAREDGDERARRIVTLAVQRLASEQTAESTVSVLHLPDDAMKGRIIGREGRNIRTFEAVTGVNLLIDDTPEAVLLSSFDPVRREVARRALEALVADGRIQPSRIEEQYERSRLEVEATVVRAGEDALVAVGIGEMHPDLVALLGRLRYRTSYGQNVLGHLVESAHLAGIMAAELRLPVEHAKRCALLHDVGKALTHEVEGSHALIGAELARRYGENEDVVHAIEAHHNEVEVRTLEAVLTQAADAISGGRPGARRESLEHYVERLERLEQIASSYDGVDKVFAMQAGREVRVVVLPEVVDDVGATVLARDIAAEIEKELTYPGQIRVTVVRESRATGLAH
- a CDS encoding DUF4396 domain-containing protein produces the protein MAISPLTRQAVAATWHCLTGCAVGEVLGMALATWWGWSNGASVALAFVLAFVFGYAFTVTPLVRSGTALRAAVVLALAADTVSILTMELVDNGVALAIPGAMSAQLGDLLFWASMALALGIAFLAAVPVNRWLIARGLGHAKVHHLHHAGAADAHPSTAAHYPAGHEAHAGPAADHASAAHSPAGHEAHAGPAADHASAAHSPARHSPAMHGAAPADEAPTAPHA
- the miaA gene encoding tRNA (adenosine(37)-N6)-dimethylallyltransferase MiaA; this translates as MGAVAHGSSHARPPGPPVVAVVGPTASGKSDLGVALALALGGEVVNADSMQLYRGMDVGTAKLTPTERRGVPHHLLDVWDVTTTASVVDYRDRARAVVDDLRARGVTPVLVGGSGLYVRAVLDSLEFPGTDPEVRERLEAELSQVGSGALHRRLAELDPQAAAAILPSNGRRVVRALEVVEIAGRFTATLPEQRDAYPSVQVGLDVPRPVLDARIDERVRRMWAAGLVDEVRALVDAGLREGRTASRALGYAQVLRMLDGELDEATAVAETQRATRRFARRQDTWFRRDERVVWLPHDAPDLLERALSAVASGVVPEPR